One segment of Vagococcus martis DNA contains the following:
- a CDS encoding YhgE/Pip domain-containing protein gives MLNRIKNVWDLFVLDWKRIFHNKLTFVLMIALMIIPSLYAWFNIAALWDPYSNTGGIKIGIYSDDQTVDLKGKEINIGDEIVENLKDNKTIGWQFVSSKQELDDKVKTGKYYAGIYLPKNFTENLLSFTKGEIDYPEIEYQVNQKINAIAPKISDKGAGTIQDTISTEFIETASKTLLEVFNEIGFNLDANLPSIRKITSKILTVDENLDEIDGYTKEVLQLQAKMPEFKQKLDMANEFVDYIPELNKTTDKVVALNGKLPEIAQYGQLVYDVQGNIPKIKNAGTQLNKADNDMDKIVKMMDDAINEATKGLEVIATAQKVLPDVTELINTADGMIPDLQKQLTEIAEVLPTVTEGLTQGLEVLDTLSKVSAKLAADIGALDTETHTAQIHDQLVKLDKQLSTQLQIIQSLKETLTQLSTLPNAPDFSNALAQLADLENHVSHAQANVQSILDNWEDYAAAPAKLQAKLTEISNTLNQIVVSINPQEIEAQVNQTLTNVQHMLNSAQNITGTIIADDTMKTLDSLLKNTTGIINEAIGFLKDYQKEMPAIQDEIHTANVMLNGNMNLIINGINQGADFFRNDFPVVQSKMNKATLFIKNDLPGIEDDVKETMGKVNEKAPKLETALNAAEVMIKEDWPNIKEGVQKAANAIRKGEKDIDLDEALKYLKGDANAESKFISSPVKLKTKDVYPVPNYGSASTPFYTALCLWVGAVLFSSIASTKFHLEEEQVGKYSKRQQFLARMGTFLVVGFFQALIVTIGNQLLLGTYTKNPVWNVIFALIIDLAFMMMVYVLVALFDNLGKGIAIIILVLSISAGGGNFPIEMSGPFFRAINPYIPFTYAVNLLRESVGGIYWPSALKAITILVSITIGFFVAGYILYPRAERLFKKVGDNLKEGRILH, from the coding sequence ATGTTAAATAGAATAAAAAATGTATGGGATTTATTTGTACTGGATTGGAAAAGGATTTTTCACAACAAGCTGACGTTTGTTTTGATGATTGCATTAATGATTATCCCATCGTTGTATGCATGGTTTAACATTGCAGCATTATGGGATCCTTATTCAAATACTGGTGGTATCAAAATTGGTATTTATTCAGACGATCAAACAGTTGATTTGAAAGGCAAAGAAATAAATATTGGTGATGAGATTGTTGAAAATTTAAAAGATAATAAAACAATTGGATGGCAATTTGTGTCATCAAAGCAAGAGCTTGATGATAAAGTGAAAACTGGTAAGTATTATGCAGGAATTTATTTACCGAAGAACTTCACTGAGAATTTATTAAGTTTTACAAAAGGTGAAATTGATTATCCTGAAATCGAATATCAAGTGAACCAAAAAATTAATGCCATTGCACCAAAAATTTCTGATAAAGGGGCAGGAACCATTCAAGATACGATTTCAACAGAGTTTATTGAAACAGCGAGTAAAACATTGCTAGAAGTATTTAATGAAATTGGGTTTAATCTGGATGCAAACTTGCCTTCTATTAGAAAAATTACATCTAAAATTTTAACGGTTGATGAAAATCTTGATGAAATTGATGGCTATACAAAAGAAGTGCTACAATTACAAGCTAAAATGCCAGAATTTAAACAAAAACTTGATATGGCAAATGAGTTTGTGGACTACATTCCTGAATTAAATAAAACAACAGACAAAGTGGTGGCATTAAATGGTAAATTACCTGAAATTGCACAGTATGGGCAACTTGTTTATGACGTTCAAGGAAATATTCCAAAAATAAAAAATGCCGGAACTCAGTTAAACAAAGCTGACAATGATATGGATAAAATTGTGAAGATGATGGATGATGCCATTAATGAAGCAACAAAAGGGCTAGAAGTGATTGCTACAGCACAAAAAGTATTACCAGACGTGACGGAGTTGATTAACACAGCTGATGGTATGATTCCAGATTTACAAAAACAATTGACTGAAATTGCTGAAGTATTACCAACTGTAACAGAAGGCTTGACACAAGGATTGGAAGTGTTAGATACCTTATCTAAAGTATCAGCTAAATTAGCAGCTGATATTGGTGCGTTAGACACTGAAACACATACAGCGCAAATTCATGATCAACTTGTAAAATTGGATAAACAATTAAGCACACAACTACAAATTATTCAGTCATTAAAAGAGACATTGACTCAATTATCAACCTTACCAAATGCACCTGATTTTTCTAATGCATTGGCACAATTAGCTGATTTAGAAAATCATGTGAGTCATGCTCAAGCAAACGTTCAATCTATTTTAGATAATTGGGAAGATTATGCAGCAGCACCAGCTAAATTACAAGCAAAATTAACTGAAATCAGCAATACATTAAATCAGATTGTTGTATCAATTAACCCACAAGAGATTGAAGCACAAGTAAACCAAACATTAACTAATGTACAACATATGCTTAATTCGGCTCAAAATATTACAGGAACAATTATCGCTGATGATACAATGAAAACTCTTGATAGTTTATTAAAAAATACAACGGGTATTATTAATGAAGCGATAGGATTCTTAAAAGATTATCAAAAAGAGATGCCAGCGATTCAAGATGAAATTCATACAGCTAATGTGATGTTAAATGGCAATATGAATTTAATTATTAATGGCATTAACCAAGGGGCGGATTTCTTTAGAAACGATTTTCCCGTTGTGCAAAGTAAAATGAACAAGGCAACATTATTTATTAAAAATGACTTGCCAGGTATTGAAGATGACGTAAAAGAGACAATGGGGAAAGTAAATGAAAAAGCGCCTAAATTAGAGACAGCTTTAAATGCAGCTGAAGTCATGATTAAAGAAGATTGGCCAAATATTAAAGAAGGTGTTCAAAAAGCAGCCAATGCCATTAGAAAAGGTGAAAAAGACATTGATTTAGATGAAGCATTGAAGTATCTAAAAGGTGATGCCAATGCCGAAAGTAAATTTATTTCAAGTCCTGTTAAACTAAAAACAAAAGATGTATACCCTGTTCCTAATTATGGTTCAGCGAGTACACCATTCTATACAGCGCTTTGTTTATGGGTTGGGGCAGTATTATTCTCAAGTATTGCATCAACTAAATTCCATTTAGAAGAAGAACAAGTTGGAAAATATTCAAAACGTCAACAGTTCTTAGCTCGTATGGGAACATTCCTTGTAGTTGGATTTTTCCAAGCATTGATTGTAACAATTGGAAATCAATTACTTCTAGGAACATACACAAAAAATCCAGTTTGGAATGTGATATTTGCTTTAATTATTGATTTGGCCTTTATGATGATGGTGTATGTGCTAGTTGCTTTATTTGATAATCTTGGTAAAGGAATTGCCATTATTATCTTGGTTCTTTCTATTTCAGCAGGTGGAGGAAACTTCCCAATTGAAATGTCAGGTCCATTCTTTAGAGCAATTAATCCTTATATTCCATTTACATATGCCGTGAATTTACTAAGAGAGTCTGTGGGCGGGATTTACTGGCCATCAGCTCTTAAAGCAATAACTATTTTAGTAAGTATTACTATTGGATTCTTTGTGGCTGGATACATTTTGTACCCACGTGCAGAAAGATTATTTAAAAAAGTAGGAGACAACCTAAAAGAAGGACGAATTCTTCATTAA